In one window of uncultured Fusobacterium sp. DNA:
- a CDS encoding D-Ala-D-Ala carboxypeptidase family metallohydrolase, with the protein MKNIIVIFFALLIIGCSSTDINKNEKISKYFTMNEAIYSSTAKKRGIKNIPDWEERTNIRYTAGRLDEVREILKRPIIVSSWFRSKKLNKKVGGSSSSGHRKGMAVDIILKKGSAGRKEFEKVRKNLKSFDQLIYYPRRGHLHIGFKQYKAQERKQVMIR; encoded by the coding sequence ATGAAAAATATAATTGTTATTTTTTTTGCTTTATTAATAATAGGTTGTTCATCAACTGATATAAATAAAAATGAAAAAATTTCAAAATATTTTACAATGAATGAAGCTATTTATAGTAGTACTGCTAAAAAAAGAGGAATTAAGAATATTCCAGATTGGGAAGAGCGAACAAATATAAGATATACTGCTGGAAGATTAGATGAGGTTCGTGAAATTTTAAAGCGTCCTATTATTGTTTCAAGTTGGTTTAGGAGTAAGAAATTAAATAAAAAAGTGGGAGGTTCCTCTTCATCAGGGCATCGTAAAGGAATGGCAGTAGATATTATCTTAAAAAAAGGTAGTGCAGGTAGAAAAGAGTTTGAAAAAGTAAGAAAGAATTTAAAGAGTTTTGATCAACTTATATATTATCCTAGACGTGGACATCTTCATATAGGATTTAAACAGTATAAAGCTCAAGAAAGAAAGCAAGTAATGATAAGATAG